In Shouchella patagoniensis, the following are encoded in one genomic region:
- a CDS encoding response regulator transcription factor translates to MILQETQEIRIVIIDDHPLFREGVKRILSMEQDFNVVADGEDGSEVIDLVRNHQPDVILMDINMPKLNGVEATKQLVKTFPKVKVLILSIHDDESYVSHVLRTGASGYLLKEMDAESLVEAVKVVASGGAYIHPKVTSNLIKEYRRLARQDEQHQDSVGYREVEYRKPLHILTRRECEVLQLMTDGQNNRAIGESLYISEKTVKNHVSNILQKMNVNDRTQAVVESIKKGYVIVR, encoded by the coding sequence ATGATTTTACAAGAAACGCAAGAAATTCGTATCGTAATAATAGATGATCATCCATTGTTTAGAGAAGGGGTAAAACGTATCCTTTCAATGGAGCAAGATTTTAACGTTGTTGCTGACGGTGAAGATGGATCAGAAGTCATTGACTTAGTTCGTAATCATCAACCAGACGTCATTTTAATGGACATTAATATGCCAAAATTAAATGGGGTTGAAGCTACGAAGCAACTAGTAAAGACTTTTCCAAAAGTAAAAGTGCTCATTCTCTCAATTCATGATGATGAGTCTTATGTTTCTCATGTGCTCCGAACAGGTGCATCGGGTTATCTTTTAAAAGAAATGGACGCTGAGTCGTTAGTTGAAGCAGTAAAAGTTGTTGCTTCAGGAGGAGCATATATTCATCCTAAAGTGACTTCAAACCTAATAAAAGAGTACCGGAGATTGGCAAGGCAAGATGAACAGCACCAGGATTCAGTTGGTTATCGAGAGGTAGAATACCGGAAGCCTTTGCATATATTAACGCGCAGGGAATGTGAAGTACTTCAACTTATGACTGATGGGCAAAACAATAGAGCGATTGGTGAATCACTTTATATTAGTGAAAAAACAGTTAAAAATCATGTGAGTAATATCTTGCAAAAAATGAACGTAAATGATCGAACTCAAGCGGTGGTCGAATCGATTAAAAAAGGGTACGTTATCGTTCGTTAA
- a CDS encoding sensor histidine kinase translates to MEEVTMLNHIITQTLDSVGTSREKIFEIGERSRSEHEYLNQELLQIKAKVSQVIKDVDESALKAKHARNRLAQVSKEFANYTSEEVRSAYEQASEYQVQMAVLQQEEVQLRTRRDDIERRLKNLQDTINRAEQLSVQMSVVFDFLSSDLKQVGEYIKDAKEKQNFGLKIIEAQEEERRRLSREIHDGPAQMMANVMLHSELIERIYQEKGIEEALKEIRGLRKMVRSSLAEVRRIIYDLRPMALDDLGLIPTLRKYLENVEERFAITVTFKHFGVEKRLAQHFEIALFRLVQEAVQNATKHAEPAEIIVKIELKPNNVTLVIKDDGRGFDPSKRNESSFGIIGMKERVNMLNGVITIQSKPQQGAIILIQLPISNN, encoded by the coding sequence ATGGAAGAAGTAACTATGCTTAATCATATTATTACGCAAACTCTTGACTCAGTTGGGACAAGCCGTGAAAAAATCTTTGAAATTGGTGAAAGATCCCGCAGTGAACATGAATATTTAAATCAGGAACTTTTACAAATCAAAGCTAAAGTATCTCAAGTAATTAAAGATGTTGATGAGTCTGCCCTAAAAGCAAAACATGCAAGGAATCGACTAGCTCAAGTAAGCAAAGAGTTTGCAAATTACACAAGTGAAGAAGTCCGTTCTGCATATGAACAAGCAAGTGAATACCAAGTACAGATGGCTGTACTGCAGCAAGAAGAGGTTCAGCTTAGAACTAGAAGAGATGATATAGAGCGACGATTAAAAAATCTTCAAGACACGATTAATCGAGCAGAACAATTATCGGTTCAAATGTCAGTTGTATTCGATTTTCTTTCTAGTGATTTAAAGCAAGTTGGCGAGTATATTAAGGATGCCAAGGAAAAACAGAACTTTGGTTTGAAAATAATAGAAGCGCAAGAAGAAGAACGTCGGCGACTTTCCCGGGAAATTCACGATGGTCCAGCGCAGATGATGGCAAATGTTATGCTCCATTCGGAGTTGATTGAACGGATTTATCAAGAAAAAGGAATTGAAGAGGCTTTAAAAGAAATTAGGGGTTTACGTAAAATGGTTCGTTCTTCGTTAGCTGAAGTTCGTCGCATTATTTATGACTTGCGACCAATGGCACTAGATGACTTAGGTTTAATTCCTACACTTCGAAAATACTTAGAGAACGTCGAAGAACGTTTTGCTATAACTGTGACATTCAAACATTTTGGTGTTGAGAAACGACTAGCTCAACATTTTGAAATTGCCTTATTCCGGCTCGTTCAAGAAGCTGTGCAAAACGCAACTAAGCATGCCGAACCAGCAGAAATCATTGTAAAGATTGAATTAAAACCAAACAATGTAACACTCGTGATAAAAGATGATGGCAGAGGTTTTGATCCGTCAAAACGAAATGAATCATCTTTCGGGATTATCGGTATGAAAGAGCGTGTGAATATGTTGAATGGCGTCATTACTATTCAATCAAAGCCGCAGCAAGGGGCCATCATTTTAATACAATTACCGATATCCAATAACTAA
- a CDS encoding YigZ family protein: MLQEYKSIKQMGEHEIIIQKSRFIAHLKRTETEEEALSFIDMIKKKHWNATHNCSAYLIGENDLVQKANDDGEPSGTAGVPMLEVLKKRQLKDTTVVVTRYFGGIKLGAGGLIRAYGSAVSEGLNNVGIVNRTLYNTIKTVVDYTWLGKIENEIRQSSYQLKKIDYLDNVSLHTYVKQTEHEAFISWITELTNGQGSIEIGEPIYLEHNSD, encoded by the coding sequence ATGTTACAGGAATATAAGTCTATTAAACAAATGGGAGAACATGAGATTATCATTCAAAAATCACGTTTTATCGCCCATTTAAAAAGGACTGAGACAGAAGAAGAAGCACTATCTTTTATTGACATGATAAAGAAAAAACATTGGAATGCAACGCACAATTGTTCTGCCTACTTAATTGGTGAAAACGATTTAGTACAAAAAGCAAATGATGACGGCGAACCTAGTGGTACAGCTGGTGTACCCATGCTTGAAGTTCTAAAAAAACGTCAGTTAAAAGATACAACTGTCGTTGTGACACGCTACTTCGGAGGCATAAAATTAGGTGCAGGTGGTTTGATACGTGCTTATGGCAGTGCAGTAAGTGAAGGGTTAAACAATGTCGGAATTGTCAACCGTACACTGTATAACACAATTAAAACAGTTGTGGACTACACATGGCTTGGGAAAATTGAAAATGAAATACGACAATCTTCTTATCAATTAAAGAAGATTGACTACCTAGATAATGTTTCACTACATACTTATGTTAAGCAGACTGAGCATGAAGCCTTTATTTCATGGATAACTGAACTCACAAATGGCCAGGGAAGCATCGAAATTGGTGAGCCTATTTATTTAGAACACAATTCTGATTAA
- a CDS encoding trimeric intracellular cation channel family protein — MDTWEIFTIIGTIAFALSGALVAFEEKYDLFGVYTLGFITAFGGGMIRNLVIGIPVAAFWTQTTLFLITFVLISLLFIVPSSWFRLWNKWGIFFDAVGLSAFAIQGALFAQTANESIFAMMIAAVLTGVGGGMLRDVLAGRKPMVLHSDIYAGWALLGGLLIGIGFSHPIAQYILFVLIIVLRMMTVRYGWRLPKIEKQF, encoded by the coding sequence GTGGATACTTGGGAAATATTTACGATCATCGGTACAATTGCATTCGCTCTTTCTGGTGCCCTTGTCGCATTCGAAGAAAAATATGACTTATTTGGCGTCTATACATTAGGTTTTATTACTGCATTTGGAGGCGGTATGATTCGAAACCTAGTTATTGGCATTCCAGTTGCAGCCTTTTGGACGCAAACAACCCTCTTCTTAATTACATTCGTTTTAATTAGTCTTCTTTTTATTGTTCCATCTTCTTGGTTTAGATTATGGAACAAATGGGGAATCTTTTTTGATGCAGTCGGTTTGTCTGCATTTGCCATCCAAGGGGCATTATTTGCTCAAACAGCAAATGAATCAATTTTTGCGATGATGATTGCTGCCGTATTAACGGGAGTTGGAGGAGGCATGTTGCGAGACGTACTTGCTGGACGCAAGCCAATGGTGCTTCATAGCGATATTTATGCAGGTTGGGCTTTACTCGGAGGTCTTTTAATAGGGATTGGTTTTTCTCATCCAATTGCACAATACATTTTATTTGTACTAATTATCGTGCTTAGAATGATGACTGTTCGCTACGGTTGGCGTTTACCGAAGATAGAGAAGCAATTCTAA
- the opp4C gene encoding oligopeptide ABC transporter permease translates to MQPATGHTKPAIEIKKSKFDSTWTIARKKFFKRKLAVIGLCYMIFIIVLSFIGPLFLTNHDITRVDLANINLEPSNEHWLGTDRNGRDVFTRLIHGGQVSLQIGLTATVVASIIGTTIGLVAGYYGKFVDNVLMRFTEFVQIMPFMVFIIVLNVVLIGLVGGGIGIWGLIIVFSIMSWTGMARIVRSKVLSEKETEYILAAESIGTRSSSIIFRHLFPNVMTVAIVQATLLLAVLIVAESGLSFLGVGVPMEIPSWGNMLIEARQTDVLQNRPWIWMPAAVLISLTILSINFVGEGIKDAFDPKTN, encoded by the coding sequence ATGCAACCAGCTACGGGTCATACAAAACCTGCTATAGAAATAAAAAAATCAAAGTTTGATTCAACATGGACGATTGCTCGGAAAAAGTTCTTTAAACGTAAGTTAGCAGTAATTGGTTTGTGTTACATGATTTTTATTATAGTATTATCTTTTATTGGTCCACTATTTTTGACAAATCATGATATTACTAGAGTTGATTTAGCAAATATCAATTTAGAACCATCAAATGAACATTGGTTAGGAACAGATCGAAATGGCCGAGACGTGTTTACACGCTTAATTCATGGAGGTCAAGTGTCCTTGCAAATCGGACTCACTGCTACTGTGGTTGCGAGTATAATTGGTACAACAATTGGACTCGTTGCTGGATATTACGGTAAATTTGTCGATAATGTATTAATGCGTTTTACAGAATTTGTGCAAATTATGCCTTTTATGGTCTTTATTATTGTGTTAAATGTTGTTCTTATTGGTCTTGTTGGTGGAGGTATAGGCATTTGGGGCTTAATCATTGTATTTAGTATTATGAGTTGGACCGGGATGGCAAGAATTGTGCGAAGCAAAGTATTATCGGAAAAAGAGACGGAGTACATTCTTGCTGCCGAATCCATTGGGACCAGGTCAAGTTCTATTATTTTTCGCCATCTGTTTCCAAACGTTATGACAGTGGCAATTGTTCAAGCAACGCTTTTGTTAGCTGTATTAATTGTTGCTGAATCTGGCTTAAGTTTCCTTGGTGTTGGTGTGCCAATGGAAATTCCAAGTTGGGGTAACATGCTGATTGAAGCAAGGCAAACGGACGTTTTGCAAAACCGTCCATGGATATGGATGCCCGCTGCAGTTTTGATATCATTGACGATTTTATCTATTAATTTCGTAGGCGAAGGAATAAAAGATGCATTTGACCCAAAAACAAATTAG
- the opp4B gene encoding oligopeptide ABC transporter permease, with product MITFALRRVLAMIPLLILISVTVFTLAKLMPGDPFSGEIDPNNTNPQYIAEQREALGLNDPIIVQYGRWISNLAQGEFGRSTTYKKPVTDVIVERLPNTIFLAINALLITYIIAFVLGIYSGRKPHTLGDNFIATFNYVGIAIPQYIVAIVAIYTLSFNLGWFPSSGSSSPNLEAGSFDYWIDRIHRVILPAFSLGLLSTASYTQFLRNDIIQNAQKDFVRSARARGTKESKIYNKHILRNSVIPLITFLGFDIATLISGAIITETIFTYPGIGMLFIESINTRDYAVLMSLTMIFALLTLVGNLIADVLYGVVDPRIRY from the coding sequence ATGATTACTTTTGCTTTGCGTCGCGTTCTCGCGATGATTCCATTGCTGATCCTTATCTCCGTTACGGTGTTCACCCTGGCTAAATTAATGCCAGGGGATCCCTTTTCGGGAGAAATTGATCCGAATAATACAAACCCGCAATATATTGCTGAACAGCGGGAAGCATTAGGGCTTAATGATCCAATTATAGTCCAGTATGGCCGCTGGATTTCGAATCTAGCCCAAGGTGAGTTTGGAAGATCAACAACTTATAAAAAGCCCGTGACTGATGTTATTGTGGAGAGACTGCCAAACACGATTTTCTTAGCAATTAATGCACTACTTATTACGTACATAATTGCATTTGTTCTAGGAATTTATTCAGGTCGAAAACCGCACACATTAGGCGATAATTTCATCGCGACGTTTAACTATGTTGGCATAGCAATACCGCAATACATCGTAGCCATTGTAGCAATTTATACGTTATCGTTTAATTTAGGCTGGTTTCCATCAAGTGGTTCATCCTCTCCTAATCTAGAAGCAGGATCATTTGATTACTGGATTGATCGTATACATCGAGTTATTTTGCCAGCCTTTTCGTTAGGCTTGTTATCGACAGCGTCGTACACGCAGTTTTTGCGTAATGATATTATTCAAAATGCACAAAAAGATTTTGTGCGTAGTGCGCGAGCGCGGGGCACAAAAGAATCAAAAATATACAATAAACACATTTTACGGAATTCTGTTATTCCATTAATAACGTTTCTTGGGTTTGATATCGCGACCCTAATTTCAGGAGCTATTATTACGGAAACTATTTTTACTTACCCTGGCATTGGTATGCTCTTTATAGAATCGATCAATACAAGGGACTACGCAGTTCTAATGTCATTAACGATGATATTTGCGTTATTAACATTAGTTGGTAATTTAATTGCTGATGTGCTTTATGGCGTAGTAGATCCAAGGATTCGTTATTAA